The genomic stretch GCGTCGCGGAACTTCTCGTGGGCCGGATCGTCCGCGGCCAGGACCACCATCAGCGCCATGCCACATGCGGTGAGCATTTCGTTCCCTCCCAAGGGCCACCCGCCCAGGTGAATCGTCCGCGCCGGAGACGCGAACTTGGGACACCTGCGCGGGTACGCTAGATTTTAGACGCTTGCTCCCGCACCACGCTCGCCTCATCGCCATCGTCGTCACCGCGCTCGCTTCGCTGGGCTGCTCGCGCAACTTCTCCACTGCGCCGGGGACGACCGAGCTTGGCCGCGCCTGCGACAACGACCTCGCCTGCGTCTCGGGGGTCTGCGCCGACGGCGTGTGCTGCGACCAGGGCTGTGGCGGGACGCGCGCCTGCAACCTGCCCGGGAAGGTGGGCACCTGCAGCGACCGCTCGCCGGGGACGCCTTGCAGCAGCTCCGCCCAGTGCCCCACCGGCTTCTGCCGCGACGGCGTGTGCTGCCTCACGGCGTGCAGCGACAACTGCATGAGCTGCAACGTGGGCAACGACGCCGGCACCTGCCTGCCCGCGCCCGACAACACCGACCCGCACCGCGACTGCGGCTTCTGCGCGGCGTGCTTCGCGGGCAACTGCGGCCCGGCGTTCGCCAACACCGACCCGCACCACGACTGCGTGGACGCGGGCACGACCTGCTACGGGAACTTCTCGCTCAGCGCTGGCGACGACGCCTGCGGCATCGAGGACACCTACGCCTGCAGCGACGACAGCTGCGCGGGCAACAACAGCTACTGCATCGCCTGGTCGTGCATGGAGTCGGCGTACTTCCACGTCGACGACTACCCCTTCCTGCGCACCGACCTCCACCGCACGCCGCTGGCGATGGCCGTGGGCCCGGGCGGCGACACCGCGGTCCTGGTGAACACCGACGACGGCCTGGAGGTCGACGGCGGCTACCTGGGCAGCGTGGTGGCCGCTGTGGCCCCCTCTTCCTCTGGCCCGTGGACCGCGGCCTCCGTGGAGTTCAATGCCGAGGGGCGTCGGTTGGGCGCGGTGGCCTTCACCGGCGACATCGCCCACTTCGCGGTGGGGAGCGCCATCGTCCCGGGCTCGGACGTCGCGGAGCTCTACGGCTACTCGGGGATCTACGTTCAGGCCATCAGCTCGCTCGGCGAGGCCCAGGGCTTCGACACACCCGACCCGAACGCGGTGAACACCACCCAGATCGCGCTCGACGCCGACGCCCAGGGCCGCTTGACGCTCGCCTCCATCACCGACGCCGGCGAGCTCCGCGTGACCAAGCTGGGAAGCAATGGCCTCTGGGGCGGTGTGCTCACCTACGAGCTGGGCGCGTCGGGCGTGGCGCTCGCGCCGGTGGGGGGCGAGACCCAGCTCTTCTACGTGGCCAGCGGCGAGCTGGTGCTCTCGCTCCAGGACGGCGGCGGGGAGGTCGCGCCCGGCCTCCCCGGCGATTGCACGGGCCCGCTCCACGCCTCCACCGCGCCCGACCCGGACGGCGGCGACGCGGTGGGCCTCACCCTCAGCTGCGACGGCGGCTGGCCCTACCTGGTGGCCTTCGCGCCGGCGCGGGCCGACTCGCCGCGGTGGCTGGTGGAGCCCGCCCCCGCGGAGTCGCCGCTCTATGGCCTGGAGGACGACGGCGTGACCACCGGGCCGCTCTCCCAGTTCCTCCCCTCCGGCGGCCGCGCGGGGACCCCGATCTTCACCGCGCTCGATCCTGGCGACCTGCCTGGCTCGCCCCGCGGCGGCTACACCCAGACGATGTGGATGAGCCCGGACGGCGGCTTCGCGTACACCTACTACTCGCCTGCGGACAACGGCTACCGCTACCAGAGCATGGCCGCCTGCGGCTCCAACACCGGCGCGCCCCTGTCCGCGTTCGACAGCGTGGTGGACATCGACGGCGGCACCACCACCAACAACTCCACGCTGCTCATCCAGGTCTACTTCCCCTGAGTGAGCGCCTGGAGGGGCCCGAGCCCCTTCAGCGGCGCGGTGTGGGCCGGCGCGAGAAACGTCACCTCTTTCGGATCGAGCTTGTTCAGCAGCCCCGCCAGCGAGGCCTTGGCCTGCGCGGCGTCGTCGGAGAAGGCCCAGACGGCGCCCTTGAGCTTGCCCTCCGAAGTCGCCGCGGCGGAGTCGCCCAGGAAGAGCACGCCGCGCGCGAGGTACGCCGCCGAGCCCTGGGTGTGGCCGGGGATGAGGAACGCCTTCACCGTGAGCGGGCCGATGTTCGTGCTCTCTCCGTCCGCGAGCAGGTGCGTGAAGCGCACGCCCGAGTCCTTCTTGCCGAAGAAGCGCACGATGGGGCCGCGCGGGCCGGCGGTGCCGTCCATGAGCCCCGCCTCGGCGCCGAAGCCGTAGACGTCCGCCTTCGGGAACAGGTGCACGGCCGCGAGGTGATCACCGTGGCCGTGGGTGAGGAAGATGGCCTTCACCGCGTCCGGGCCCAGCTTCCGGCGCGCCAGCTCCGCGAGGAGCGCCTTGCCCTCGGGGTCGGTGCCGGCGTCGATGAGCACCACCTGGCCGTCGCCCGCTTCGAGCACGAAGAAGGAGACGAAGCCGTCCTTCACCTGGCGCACGCCCGGCACCGGTTCGGCGCCGTCGACGATCTCCGCGTTGCCCGCGAAGGCGCTGGCCATCACCGCGCCAAAGAAGCCGAGCACGAGCAGCACCACCGCGCCCACGCCAATGAGGACCTTCTTCATGCCGCCTCCGGAAAATCGCGAGGCGGCAAGGATGGTCGCGGCGAACCTAGAAGTCGAGCCGCAGCTGAGCGCCCGCCAGCGCGCCTGGTGCCGAGGGCAGCAGCTTCAGCGCGCCGACCTTGAGGCCCGGGCTCACCGGCTCGCCGCCGCCACCGCTGGCCTGGGTCACCACGCCGCCCACGAGCAGGCCCACCCCAGCGAGCTGGATGGCGCCGTCCATGATCACCAGGCCCTCGAAGGCCACGTTGTGGATGCGCTCGTGCTGGGTGAAGAAGATCGCCGGCCCCGCGATGGGGATGTAGAGCACGGCCGTGCCCGTCTTGGGACACGGCCCCGAGCTGGTGGAGGTGATGACCGAGCCCACGTCGCTGACGGCGCAGCCGAAGAAGTTGGTGGTCTCGCCCAGCATCGCCGTGCCGGCCGCAGCAGCGTAGCCCGCGACCACGATGCCGGCGCCCACCGCATAGAAGGTCTCGGCGCGGAGCGCATCGTCGCGCTGCTGCTCCTGGGCGTAGCCGTTCGGATTCCAGGGGATGGGCGGCGAGTCGCTCGAGCTCGCCGGGACATCGGCCAGGCGAAGGCGCGGCGATTGCGCGAACGCCAGCGACGGCGCCACAGCGAGCGCGAGCCACAACGCGAATCGAACGCTGACCGGCGGCTTTGGCACGCGCGCCTCCCGCTTTCAGCCTAGGCGGGATGGAGGCCGGGTCAAAATCCAGCCCGGCGAGTGCTACGGCTGGGCGCCGCGCAGGAGCGCCTCCACCATCAGCGAGTGGCCGATCATCTTCGACAGCCCGCCCAGCCCGATGAGGTGGTTGGCGAGCTGCTTGAGGTGGTCGGGCGTCTCGATGCGCGCAAGGCCAAGGCCGGCCAGCGCGCCGCGGAACGTCTCCGCGCCCTTGGGCTCGCCCAGCATCTTGGAGAGCTTGGTGATCGCGATGTCGGCCAGCGGATTTTCGCCAGGGGTCATGAGAACGCGCTACAGCAGCGAGGCGGCCTTCTGC from Deltaproteobacteria bacterium encodes the following:
- a CDS encoding MBL fold metallo-hydrolase, whose translation is MKKVLIGVGAVVLLVLGFFGAVMASAFAGNAEIVDGAEPVPGVRQVKDGFVSFFVLEAGDGQVVLIDAGTDPEGKALLAELARRKLGPDAVKAIFLTHGHGDHLAAVHLFPKADVYGFGAEAGLMDGTAGPRGPIVRFFGKKDSGVRFTHLLADGESTNIGPLTVKAFLIPGHTQGSAAYLARGVLFLGDSAAATSEGKLKGAVWAFSDDAAQAKASLAGLLNKLDPKEVTFLAPAHTAPLKGLGPLQALTQGK